From the genome of Vicia villosa cultivar HV-30 ecotype Madison, WI linkage group LG2, Vvil1.0, whole genome shotgun sequence, one region includes:
- the LOC131653717 gene encoding histone-lysine N-methyltransferase ATXR3-like has protein sequence MGDGGVACMPLQYSMERLSSSEKTHCGGSSGNGFNSKLLMNMKSRKSELALDRVDKRSGSDVENGEMICGDKVQKEDVEEGELVTLKWPRSEVEIENGEFVPEMNMPSRRSEIENEEIVSDRWKAREFEKGEFHHGKWRRDDVERGETVPEKGRRGENEYGPWRGVKDDVERGDFIPDRWYNGPIGKNDYGNNSNRRNYSGKDKVWKFQRERTPPSWRYTGEDSIRKKEFINRSGNHHAKNSPRWENAQQRNIRNGSKIVDDEKNAYSNGKDHTRDYTSGSRFKRLGNDFDSYERKHSADFTSSKSRRLSDDSYPFSESYSRRPMEQSYRNNNNNSTRLSAEKYSSRNHESSFSTRPAYDRHERSPVQSEWSPRDRSRHYDHRDRTPVRRSPFSHERSPYNREKSPHGRERSPYMRSWDRSRQHDPKLRSPARTEQSPQDQCWRQHDHKMRSPALAEQSPQDQGWRQHSHKLRSPARVEQLPQDQGRHHDHRDCIPNLVGGSPLDQTRKDVHDETSKNSSGDKQNSPNSCKSDEDKHIQRESDFSVTGSRGERNVQKTDESIEKDISDSQPVEEQKSCSPTIDPKESSHLEPQPPPNELPSMEEDMDICDTPPHVPVVTDLSSGKWFYLDYGGVENGPAKLCDIKLLVDEGVLMSDHFIKHLDSDRWLTVENAVSPLAAQSFPSIVSDTITQLVNPPEASGNILADTADIQSGPENYLGKPGPSLLPRGHPSESVLTSELLDNFNIDERVQNLLEGYDVIPGLELEAVKEALQLKFEYAEEDGLGDHEGFPWHVSCTREDCDSSTDLATRDSESQFIDNMGNGFGIPKDWFSTLWPCKGGDWKRNDDAHDRCSRKKLVLNNGFLLCQMPKSGCEDPRWPEKDDLYFPSQNRSLDLPLWAVGADEWVDCNAASKSIQSKPSSVKGMKGNVLSVVRINACVVNDQGLLLTESRHQTRGKDRQHPRSAWPFTSTCDSKRPSTEDDSQSKSVSDQGSYQSMESISVPKDHLCTIQELQLHLGDWYYIDGSGREKGPSSFSELQYLADQGIVKRHSSVFRKHDKLWVPITSTTETTDVYFTSHQKSSSTLGACFDHPSKQTQGVSYGGSYTSSSMFNRMHPQFVGFTRGKLHELVMKSYKSRELAAAINEVLDPWINARQPKKDIEKQIYWKSEGDTRAAKRARMLVDDNEEDSGLEDDVTIAKNEPTFEDLCSDATFHEDEIGISDSEVGSWGLLDGSLLARIFHFLRSDFKSLVFASMTCKHWSAAVRFYKEVSIQANLSSLGPSCTDTVLWNIMNAYKRDKINSIILMGCNNITADMLEKMILSFPGLCTIDIRGCSQFGELTPKFTNVKWIKSRSSRMDRIAEEPHKIRSLKHFTEQVSSTSKSSNLGIDDFGQLKEYFDSVDKRDSAKQLFRQNLYKRSKLYDARRSSSILSRDARTRRWAIKKSESGFKKMEEFLASRLKEIMKSNSCDFFVHKVAEIEAKMKSGYYSSRGLSSVKEDISRMCRDAIKAKNRGDSGDMNHIITLFIQLAARLEASSKNLHGRDVLLKSWDSDSPAMFCSTSSKYKKNRLVKERKYRSNGKHNILDNVEYTSDRDIRRRLSKLNKKSMGSDSETSDDLDRSFDDDKSDSDTTSTESESDHEVRSQILVREPRGDGCFSPEEESNFITDDREWGARMTKASLVPPVTRKYEVIDHYCIVADEEEVRRKMRVSLPDDYAEKLSAQKNGTEESDMELPEVKDFKPRKQLGNEVIEQEVYGIDPYTHNLLLDSMPGELDWSLQEKHLFIEDVLLQTLNKHVRSSTGTGNTPMSYPLQPVIDDIKRRAEEDCDARMTRMCQGILKAIDSRPDDKYVAYRKGLGVVCNKEEGFSQDDFVVEFLGEVYPVWKWFEKQDGIRSLQKDSTDPAPEFYNIYLERPKGDADGYDLVVVDAMHKANYASRICHSCRPNCEAKVTAVDGQYQIGIYSVRNIQHGEEITFDYNSVTESKEEYEASVCLCGSQVCRGSYLNLTGEGAFQKVLKDSHGILDRHYLMLEACESNSVSEEDYNDLGRAGFGICLLGGLPDWLIAYAARLVRFVNFERTKLPEEILKHNLEEKRKYFSDVCLEVERSDAEVQAEGVYNQRLQNLAVTLDKVRYVMRCIFGDPRKAPPPIEKLSPEATVSSLWKGEGSFVEELLQCIAAHVEEDILNDLKSKIHAHDPSGSKDIQKELRKSLFWLRDEIRSLSCTYKCRHDAAADLLHIYSYTKHFFRIHEYQTVTSPPVHISPLDLGPKYTNKLGAEIQEYRKVYGKNYCLGQLIFWHNQSNADPDQSLVRASRGCLSLPDISSFYTKAQKPSQNRVYGPRTVRSMLARMEKQPQRSWPKDQIWSYRSCPKFFGSPMLDAVINNSTLDREMVHWLRHRPEAAWDR, from the exons ATGGGCGATGGAGGTGTCGCATGCATGCCTTTGCAGTATAGTATGGAGAGGTTATCGAGTTCAGAGAAAACGCATTGCGGAGGCAGTAGTGGGAATGGCTTCAACTCCAAGTTGCTTATGAATATGAAGTCGAGAAAGAGTGAATTAGCATTGGATAGAGTGGATAAGAGAAGTGGAAGTGATGTTGAGAATGGTGAAATGATATGTGGTGATAAGGTGCAGAAGGAAGACGTAGAAGAGGGTGAATTGGTTACTTTGAAGTGGCCTAGAAGTGAAGTTGAAATAGAGAATGGAGAGTTTGTGCCGGAAATGAATATGCCGTCGAGACGAAGTGAGATTGAGAATGAGGAGATTGTTAGTGATAGATGGAAAGCAAGGGAGTTTGAGAAGGGAGAATTTCATCATGGGAAATGGAGAAGAGATGACGTGGAAAGAGGAGAGACTGTTCCTGAGAAGGGTAGGAGAGGAGAAAATGAATATGGGCCTTGGAGAGGTGTGAAAGATGACGTTGAGAGGGGAGATTTTATTCCAGATAGATGGTATAATGGACCAATTGGGAAGAATGATTATGGTAACAACAGTAACCGCAGAAATTATTCAGGTAAGGACAAAGTTTGGAAATTTCAACGTGAACGTACCCCACCTTCTTGGAGATATACAGGTGAAGATTCTATTAGGAAGAAAGAATTTATTAATAGAAGTGGGAATCATCATGCGAAAAATTCTCCCAGGTGGGAGAATGCACAGCAGAGGAATATAAGGAACGGTTCAAAGATTGTCGATGACGAGAAAAATGCATATAGCAATGGTAAGGATCATACACGAGATTACACTTCTGGAAGTCGCTTTAAGAGGCTCGGTAATGATTTTGACAGCTATGAGCGGAAGCATTCTGCAGATTTTACAAGTTCAAAAAGTAGAAGGCTTTCTGATGATAGCTATCCTTTTTCAGAGAGCTATTCTCGTCGCCCTATGGAGCAGTcttatagaaataataataataattctaccAGACTTTCTGCAGAAAAGTATTCTTCTAGAAATCATGAATCTTCTTTCTCTACCAGACCAGCTTATGACAGGCATGAACGCAGCCCTGTTCAGTCTGAGTGGTCCCCACGTGACCGAAGTAGGCATTATGATCATAGAGACCGTACTCCAGTGCGCCGATCGCCCTTTAGTCATGAGAGATCTCCATATAACCGGGAGAAATCCCCCCATGGCCGGGAGAGGTCCCCATATATGAGGAGCTGGGACAGAAGTCGACAGCATGATCCTAAATTGAGAAGTCCAGCGCGCACCGAACAGTCGCCACAAGATCAGTGCTGGCGACAGCATGATCATAAGATGAGAAGTCCAGCACTCGCTGAGCAGTCGCCACAAGATCAGGGTTGGCGACAGCACAGTCATAAATTGAGAAGTCCAGCACGCGTCGAGCAGTTGCCACAAGATCAAGGTCGGCATCATGATCACAGGGACTGTATTCCAAATTTAGTAGGAGGATCCCCCCTTGATCAAACTAGGAAGGATGTTCATGATGAAACAAGCAAGAACTCATCAGGTGATAAGCAGAATTCTCCAAATAGTTGTAAGAGTGATGAAGATAAACACATTCAAAGGGAGTCGGATTTTTCAGTTACAGGATCTCGAGGTGAAAGAAACGTGCAAAAGACTGACGAGTCAATTGAGAAAGATATTAGTGATAGTCAACCCGTTGAGGAACAGAAGTCCTGTAGTCCCACTATTGATCCAAAAGAATCTTCACACCTTGAGCCACAACCACCTCCCAATGAGCTGCCTTCAATGGAAGAAGATATGGACATTTGTGATACCCCTCCTCATGTCCCTGTGGTGACAGATTTGTCATCAGGAAAATGGTTTTACCTTGATTACGGTGGTGTAGAAAATGGGCCTGCCAAATTGTGTGACATTAAGCTCCTTGTTGATGAAGGGGTACTAATGTCAGATCACTTTATCAAGCACTTGGATAGTGACAGATGGCTAACAGTTGAAAATGCAGTGTCACCATTGGCTGCTCAGAGTTTCCCGTCCATTGTGTCAGATACAATAACTCAGCTTGTAAATCCTCCAGAAGCTTCTGGTAATATTTTGGCCGATACTGCAGATATTCAATCTGGTCCTGAGAATTATCTTGGAAAGCCGGGCCCCTCGCTGCTGCCACGCGGACACCCTAGCGAGAGTGTACTTACATCTGAACTCTTGGACAACTTCAATATTGATGAAAGAGTTCAAAATCTGTTAGAGGGTTATGATGTCATTCCTGGGTTGGAACTTGAGGCAGTAAAAG AAGCTTTGCAATTGAAATTTGAATATGCAGAGGAAGATGGATTAGGAGACCATGAAG GTTTTCCTTGGCATGTTTCCTGCACTAGAGAAGATTGTGATTCAAGTACTGATTTAGCAACAAGAGATTCTGAATCTCAGTTTATAGACAACATGGGTAATGGGTTTGGCATTCCTAAGgattggttttctaccctttggCCATGCAAAGGTGGTGACTGGAAGAGGAACGATGATGCCCACGATCGATGTTCTAGGAAAAAACTTGTTCTAAATAATGGTTTTCTGTTGTGCCAAATGCCAAAGTCTGGATGTGAGGATCCTCGATGGCCTGAAAAAGATGACTTGTATTTTCCTTCTCAAAACAGGAGTCTTGATCTCCCTTTGTGGGCTGTTGGTGCTGATGAGTGGGTTGATTGCAATGCTGCAAGCAAGTCTATTCAAAGTAAGCCTTCTTCTGTCAAAGGAATGAAAGGAAATGTTCTTTCAGTGGTAAGGATAAATGCATGCGTTGTCAATGATCAGGGATTGCTGCTCACTGAGTCACGCCACCAGACCCGAGGCAAGGATAGACAACATCCAAGGTCAGCTTGGCCATTCACTTCAACCTGTGATAGTAAGAGACCATCAACCGAAGACGATTCTCAGTCAAAATCAGTTAGTGATCAAGGTTCTTACCAAAGCATGGAGTCCATTAGTGTCCCTAAAGATCATCTCTGTACTATCCAGGAGTTGCAGCTACATTTGGGTGACTGGTATTACATTGATGGTTCTGGACGTGAGAAAGGGCCTTCATCATTTTCAGAGCTACAATATTTAGCAGATCAAGGAATTGTAAAAAGGCATAGCAGTGTGTTTAGGAAACATGATAAACTCTGGGTTCCTATTACCTCTACCACAGAAACTACAGATGTCTATTTCACGAGCCACCAAAAAAGCAGTTCAACATTGGGTGCATGCTTTGATCATCCATCAAAGCAAACTCAAGGTGTTTCATATGGTGGATCTTACACAAGTTCAAGTATGTTTAACAGGATGCACCCTCAGTTTGTTGGTTTTACACGTGGGAAGCTGCACGAACTGGTTATGAAATCATACAAGAGCCGTGAGTTGGCCGCTGCTATAAATGAGGTTTTAGATCCCTGGATCAATGCAAGACAACCAAAGAAAGATATTGAGAAACAGATATATTGGAAATCAG AAGGCGACACACGAGCTGCCAAAAGAGCCCGGATGCTGGTTGATGATAATGAAGAAGACAGCGGTTTGGAAGATGATGTTACCATTGCCAAGAATGAACCCACTTTTGAAGATCTATGTAGTGATGCTACTTTTCATGAAGACGAAATTGGTATCTCTGATTCTGAAGTGGGAAGCTGGGGCTTATTGGATGGTTCGTTATTGGCACGAATTTTCCATTTTTTGAGATCTGATTTTAAGTCTCTTGTATTTGCATCAATGACGTGCAAGCATTGGAGTGCTGCTGTAAGGTTTTACAAGGAAGTTTCAATACAGGCCAATTTGTCATCCTTAGGGCCTTCTTGCACTGATACTGTGTTGTGGAACATTATG AATGCTTATAAGAGAGACAAGATTAATTCAATCATTCTAATGGGCTGTAACAATATTACGGCTGACATGCTTGAGAAAATGATTCTTTCATTTCCTGGTTTATGTACCATAGACATTAGAGGATGCAGCCAGTTTGGAGAGCTAACTCCTAAATTTACTAATGTGAAATGGATCAAGAGCAGAAGTTCACGCATGGATAGAATTGCAGAGGAGCCTCATAAAATTAGAAGTCTTAAACATTTTACAGAACAAGTTTCATCTACATCCAAATCCAGCAATTTAGGAATAGATGATTTTGGTCAACTGAAAGAGTATTTTGATAGCGTGGATAAGAGAGATTCGGCAAAACAGTTATTTCGTCAAAACTTATACAAGCGGTCCAAACTATATGATGCTAGAAGGTCCTCTTCCATTTTATCTAGGGATGCTCGCACAAGACGTTGGGCAATTAAGAAGTCTGAAAGTGGTTTTAAGAAGATGGAGGAATTCCTTGCTTCAAGACTAAAGGAAATCATGAAGTCAAACTCTTGTGACTTCTTTGTACACAAG gtTGCAGAAATTGAGGCTAAAATGAAAAGTGGTTATTACAGTAGCCGTGGATTAAGCTCTGTCAAAGAGGACATAAGTAGAATGTGCCGTGATGCAATAAA AGCGAAAAATCGGGGTGATTCTGGTGACATGAATCACATTATCACACTATTTATTCAACTGGCAGCTCGGTTGGAAGCGAGTTCTAAAAATTTGCATGGCAGAGATGTCCTACTGAAGTCATGGGACAGTGACTCGCCAGCAATGTTCTGTTCTACTTCATCGAAGTATAAGAAAAATAGATTAGTGAAAGAAAGGAAGTACAGGAGTAATGGAAAACATAATATTTTGGATAATGTAGAGTATACCTCTGATAGAGATATTAGGAGGCGCTTATCAAAGTTGAATAAGAAATCCATGGGCTCAGACAGTGAAACATCTGATGATCTTGATCggtcttttgatgatgacaagagTGACAGTGATACTACGTCAACTGAGTCTGAAAGTGACCATGAAGTACGCTCGCAAATTTTGGTTAGGGAACCAAGAGGGGATGGATGCTTCTCACCCGAGGAAGAGTCAAATTTCATAACTGATGACCGAGAGTGGGGTGCTCGCATGACAAAAGCAAGTCTGGTTCCTCCAGTTACCAGGAAATATGAAGTCATTGATCATTATTGCATTGTAGCTGATGAGGAGGAGGTGCGAAGGAAGATGCGTGTTTCATTACCAGATGATTATGCAGAGAAGCTGAGTGCACAAAAGAATGGCACAGAGGAGTCAGATATGGAACTTCCTGAAGTCAAAGATTTCAAACCTAGAAAGCAGCTTGGAAATGAGGTTATTGAGCAAGAAGTTTATGGCATTGATCCTTATACACACAACCTTTTGCTTGATTCTATGCCAGGGGAGTTAGATTGGTCTCTGCAAGAGAAGCATTTGTTTATAGAAGACGTGCTCCTTCAAACATTGAATAAGCATGTTAGGAGCTCTACTGGAACTGGAAATACTCCAATGAGCTACCCTTTGCAGCCTGTTATTGACGATATTAAAAGACGCGCTGAAGAAGATTGTGATGCAAGAATGACTAGAATGTGTCAAGGTATTCTAAAGGCCATAGACAGTCGTCCAGATGACAAATATGTAGCTTATAGAAAG GGGCTTGGTGTTGTTTGCAACAAGGAAGAAGGCTTCTCTCAAGatgattttgttgtggagtttttGGGAGAG GTTTATCCTGTGTGGAAGTGGTTTGAGAAACAAGATGGGATTCGATCTCTGCAGAAAGATAGTACAGATCCAGCACCAGAGTTCTATAACATCTACCTTGAGAGACCAAAG GGTGATGCGGATGGGTATGACTTAGTTGTCGTTGATGCCATGCACAAGGCTAATTATGCTAGTCGAATATGTCATTCTTGCCGACCCAATTGTGAAGCCAA AGTCACTGCTGTTGATGGTCAGTATCAAATTGGTATTTATAGTGTTCGTAATATTCAACATGGTGAGGAAATCACTTTTGATTACAATTCTGTTACTGAG AGCAAGGAGGAGTATGAAGCATCAGTTTGTTTGTGTGGAAGCCAAGTATGCCGGGGGAGCTACTTGAATCTGACTGGTGAAGGGGCGTTTCAAAAG GTTTTGAAGGACTCACATGGAATTCTTGATCGGCATTATTTGATGCTAGAAGCTTGTGAATCAAACTCTGTGTCTGAAGAGGATTATAATGACCTTGGTAGAGCTGGTTTTGGCATTTGTTTGCTTGGGGGCCTGCCAGATTGGCTTATTGCCTATGCAGCTCGCCTT GTGAGATTCGTCAATTTTGAAAGAACGAAACTTCCTGAAGAAATTCTAAAGCATAATCTcgaagaaaagagaaaatatttttcagATGTATGTCTTGAAGTTGAAAGGAGTGATGCTGAGGTTCAG GCGGAGGGAGTGTACAACCAAAGGCTTCAGAATCTTGCTGTCACTCTCGATAAG GTAAGGTATGTTATGAGATGTATATTTGGTGATCCTCGGAAAGCACCGCCTCCTATTGAGAAACTCAGTCCTGAAGCAACTGTTTCGTCTCTCTGGAAAGGAGAGGGCTCATTTGTTGAGGAGCTTCTTCAGTGCATAGCCGCTCATGTGGAAGAAGACATCTTGAATGATCTCAAATCCAAAATTCATGCTCACGATCCTTCAGGTTCGAAAGATATTCAGAAAGAGCTTCGGAAATCTCTATTTTG GTTGAGGGATGAGATCCGAAGTCTTTCTTGTACATATAAATGTCGGCATGATGCTGCTGCTGACTTGCTCCATATTTACTCTTATACCAAGCACTTCTTTAGAATACAT GAATATCAAACCGTTACTTCACCGCCCGTCCATATTAGTCCACTTGACTTAGGCCCCAAGTATACTAACAAGCTGGGAGCAGAGATTCAGGAGTACAGGAAGGTATATGGTAAAAATTATTGTTTGGGGCAGCTGATCTTTTGGCATAATCAGAGTAATGCAGATCCAGATCAGAGCTTGGTTAGAGCAAGCAGGGGGTGTTTGTCTTTACCAGACATCAGTTCCTTTTATACCAAAGCTCAGAAGCCATCACAGAATCGAGTTTATGGTCCAAGGACTGTCAGATCTATGCTGGCAAGAATG GAGAAGCAGCCGCAGAGATCCTGGCCCAAAGACCAGATATGGTCGTATAGAAGTTGTCCAAAATTCTTTGGTAGCCCAATGTTAGATGCTGTAATAAATAACTCTACATTGGACAGAGAGATGGTTCATTGGTTGAGGCACAGACCAGAGGCCGCGTGGGACCGTTAA